AGGAACTAATATGGATAGTTTCCAATTATCAATGATTCAAAAAGCTATTCACCGTACGTATGATGAGCTCGGAAAAGAAGTGGATAGCCAAGGTGTGATTGTAGATGAAATACAAAAAGCACAAGAAGAATATTTGTCAGCTCTTTCACATGAAACAGCGATTGATAAACGGTATTTAAAGTCATTAATATAGAAGAAAATTTTCCTTTTTCGAAAGGAAAATTTTTTTTCGTGCATTTCTATGTATTGTAACAGGGGAAAGTGACTGCATACAAATGAGTAGCGGTTGCTATATCTTTTTATAGAAAAACTTTTTGGTTGGAGGCTAAGGATGTTTACTGAGAAGAGATTACCATTTGAAGTAGGAAAACAAGATAATTTTTATGATAAGTTGAATGAGTGGATTGGAGATGTGTTTTACGACATCCTTCCAGAAAAAGGATTTGAAGAGCGTGATGAACAAATTTTTATGGCGTTTCAATTAGAGCGTGCTTTCCAAGAAAAGAAAGTAATGTTCGCAGAAGCGGGTGTAGGAACAGGGAAAACAATTGTATATCTTCTATATGCAATTTGTTATGCGCGTTATACTGGGAAACCAGCTATTATTGCTTGTGCAGATGAAACGTTAATTGAGCAGCTTGTGAAAGAAGAAGGGGACATTGCTAAGTTATCTGAAGCATTAGGGCTATCTGTTGATGTAAGGCTTGCAAAATCAATGGATAATTATTTATGCTTACGTAAACTTGAAGATGTTATGAGTGGACGAGCTCCAGAAGTAATTGAAGACGTATATTACGAGTTACCACAGTTTGTATTCGATCATGGTACGATGCAAAACTTTACGCACTATGGTGACAGAAAAGAATTTCCACTTTTAAATGACGAAGAATGGTCAAAAGTAAATTGGGATTACTTCCAAGATTGCTTTACTTGTGATTCTCGTCATCGTTGTGGACAAACTCTTTCTCGTGAACATTATCGTAAAGCAGCAGATTTAATTATTTGTTCTCAAGATTTCTATATGGATCATATTTGGACGTACGATGCTCGTAAGCGTGAAGGGCAAATTCCGTTATTACCAGAAAGTAGCTGCGTTGTATTCGATGAAGGACATCTTGTAGAATATGCAGCTCAAAAAGCTTTAACATACCGTTTAAAGCAAACGATGATGGAGCAACTATTAACGAGATTATTACAAAATGATATTCGTGAAGAGTTTGCACATTTAGTAGAAGAAACAATTTGGCAAACAGAGCGATTCTTTGATGTGTTACAAGAAAATAAAAAGGAAATTGCCGGTTCGGATCGTTTAGAAATTACTGTGACAGAAAAAGTAACAGCTGAAGCAAAACGACTTTATGCGAAAATTGGTGAAGTCGGTGATGCATTAGTATTTGAAAGTGAAATGCATACAGTAAATACGTATGATTTAAATATCGTTGATGAACATTTAGATGTGTTAGAACATTCACTTCGTCTGTTCATGCACGAGAAAAATGTAATTACATGGGGCGAAGAAGGTGATGGAGCCTTCACGTTAGTCATTATGCCACGTGCAGTTGAAGAAGTGTTACAAGAGAAAGTATTCTCGAAGAAAATCCCGTATATCTTCTCGTCTGCTACATTATCTAATAACGATTCATTCGCGTTTACAGCAAATAGCTTAGGGGTAAAAGATTACTTATCATTCTCAGTTGCCTCACCGTTTGATTATGAGGAGCAAATGGCAGTAAACTTACTATCGCATACGAAAGAAAATGAATGGGAAAGAAAGTGTCAATATACACTTGAAAATATACAAAAAACAAATGGACGTACACTTGTATTATTCCGTACAACGCAAGAGCTTGCAGCGTTTAAAGAATATGTAAGTAAAGAACAAATGTCAGTTCCGTTCCTATATGAAGGGGATCAAGAAATTAGTCAGCTCGTTTCTCGCTTCCAAAATGAAGAAGAGACTGTACTTTGTGCCGTTCATTTATGGGAAGGTTTAGACATTCCTGGTTCATCATTATCACATGTTATCATTTGGTCATTACCATTCCCTCCAAACGATCCGGTGTTTGAAGCGAAGCGTAAACATGTTAATGATCCGTTCTGGGATGTAGATGTACCATATATGATTTTACGTCTTCGTCAAGGCATCGGTCGTTTAATTCGTACGAGTGACGATAAAGGTGCTATTTCAATCTTCTTATCTGATACAGAAGATGAGAAAGTGATAGAAGCGGTGAAAAACGTACTACCGGTAGAAGGTAAAGAATTATAAGGAGAAAGCTTGGCGCTTGCCAAGCTTTTTTTCTATTATAAAAGGAATTTAGATTTTCATGTCGAATTAAGTTTGAGGTAGAAAAGGGAGGTTTTTATACGATGACAGTAGCTACATATGAAGTAGAAAAACAATTTTTAACATATGTGAAGAAGATACAAAATTACGGAGAAGCATTAAGCTTAATGTTTTGGGACTTAAGAACAGGTGCGCCTAAAAAAGGTGTGGACCAGCGTTCAGAAGTAATTGGTATGCTTTCATCAGAAGTGTTTGCTATGTCGACTTCAGATGAGATGGGAAATTATTTAACAGAGCTTGAAGCTTTAATAAGTGAAGACAAACTTTCTGAAACGACGAAGAAAATGGTTGAAGAGTGTCGTAAAGAATATGATAGAAATAAAAAAATTCCACAAGCTGAATATGAAGCGTATGTGAAATTAGAAGCGAAAGCGGAAAGTGTGTGGGAAGAAGCCCGCGAAAAATCTGATTTCGAAATGTTCCGTCCGTATTTAGAACAAATAGTTGAATTTAAAAAGAAATTTATTACATATTGGGGTTACGAAACATACAAATATAATACATTATTAGATATGTATGAGCCGGGTATTACAGTAGAAGTGTTAGATCACGTATTTGGTCAACTTCGTGAGCGTATCGTTCCGCTTGTAAAAGAAATATCGGAGTCACAAAAGAAATTAAAGACAAGTGCTTTATCAGAACATTTTTCAAAAGAAAAACAAAAGAACTTTACATTAGAGCTATTAAAGCAGTTGAATTATGACTTTGAAGCAGGTCGTCTTGATGAAACGGTGCATCCTTTCGAGATTACATTAAATAGAGGGGATGTTCGTATTACGACACGCTATGACGAAAAGGATTTCCGTATGGCTGTGTTTGGAACAATTCATGAATGTGGTCATGCTGTATATGAACAAAATATTGCAGAAAAATTTGGAGGTACACCCCTATGTAGTGGAACATCTATGGGTATTCATGAGTCACAATCGTTATTCTTTGAGAACTTTATCGGTCGTAATAAATCATTCTGGAAGAAAAATTATGATTTATTAAAAGAGTATAGCAATGGTCAATTCAATGATATATCAGTAGATGAGTTTTATGATGCGATTAACGAATCGAAGCCATCGTTCATTCGTATAGAAGCAGATGAGCTCACATATCCGCTTCACGTTATGGTTCGTTATGAGCTTGAGAAAGAATTATTTGATGGTACATTACAAGTGAAAGATTTGCCAGCGGCTTGGAATGATAAGATGGAAGCATATTTAGGAATTCGTCCGGAAAACAATGCACAAGGTGTATTGCAAGATGTTCACTGGGCTGGTGGTTCATTTGGATACTTCCCATCTTATGCGCTTGGTTATATGTACGCAGCGCAGTTTAAGCAAAGAATGTTAAAAGATATTCCGAACTTTGATGCATTATTAGAAGAAGGAAACGTAACGCCAATTCGTGAATGGCTAACTGAACATATTCACCAATATGGTAAAACGAAAAAGCCACTTGAAATTTTAGAAGATGTAACAGGCGAAGGGTTAAATGCAAATTACTTAGCAGATTATTTAGAAGCGAAGTATAAAGAAATTTATGAGTTATAAAAAAAGAGCTGCTTAATTGCAGCTCTTTTTTTAGGGGGATAGAAGAATGGTTTATACATATACAGTAATGATGCAAGAAGAAGCAGAAGAAATTGCATATAACTGGCATTATGAAGGGGAATATTCCTTTTACGATATAGAGGCAGATGAAGAAGATTTAGCTGAGTTTTTACATGATGAGAGTAGAGGGGATTATACATTTTCTGTAAATGAAGATGGCATTCTCATTGGATTTTTTACTGTTTGTAAAATAAGTGATGGAACGGTTGATATAGGTCTTGGAATGAAACCTGATATAACTGGAAATGGATTTGGTTTACAGTTCGTAAATGCTGGACTAGCTTTTATTAAAGAAAAATACGGATGCAATTATATAACGTTATCAGTAGCGACATTTAATAAAAGAGCTATTAAAGTATATAAAAGGGCAGGATTTGAAGCGGTTGGAACGTTTATACAGAAGACGAATGGTAGTTGTTTTGAGTTTTTGAAAATGAATTATATATGTAAAAATGATTAAAAACAGAAGAATATCCTTCCGTTTTTTTGATGTAGAAATAAATCATACTTTTTGTAATTGGAAGTTTTGAAATTTTGGAAGAGGATGTGTATGATTGAAGTTTAATAGTAAATAGCAAGTTTAGTAAGGAGAGACAGCATGAGTATAATTAAAACGAAAAATGAAATAGATGTAATGCATGAATCTGGAAAGTTACTTGCTTCATGTCATAGAGAAATTGCGAAAATAATGAAACCAGGTATTACAACAAAAGAAATTAATACGTTTGTGGAAGCATATTTAGAACGGCATGGTGCAACGTCTGAGCAGAAAGGGTACAACGGGTATCCATATGCGATATGTGCATCTATAAACGATGAAATGTGCCATGGGTTTCCGGTGGATGTACCTTTAACTGAGGGCGATATTGTAACAATTGACACGGTAGTAAACTTAAATGGTGGTCTTTCAGATTCTGCTTGGACGTATAGAGTTGGAAATGTTTCTGATGAAGCAGAAAAGTTGTTGTTAGTAGCTGAGAATGCTTTGTATAAAGGGATTGATCAGGCGGTAATTGGTAATCATGTAGGAGACATTGGCTATGCAATTGAAAATTATGTAACAAATGAAGGTTTTTCTGTCGCAAGAGACTTTACGGGACATGGAATCGGTAAAGAGATTCATGAAGAACCAGCAATTTTTCATTTTGGGAAACAAGGACAAGGGCCTGAGCTGCAAGAAGGAATGGTAATTACAATTGAGCCAATTGTAAATGTAGGTATGCGATATTCGAAAGTAGATTTAAATGGATGGGCTGCAAGAACGATGGACGGGAAATTATCAGCGCAATATGAGCATACAATTGCGATTACAAAAGATGGGCCAATCGTTTTAACGGCGCTTTGAAATAATATGTAATAGTTTACAAAACTCGAACGAAAATGATATTTTGATAAAATTTGTACGTGTTTTGTTAATAAATACTTTTCAAAGTATAAAAAGTGCGTTATAATCCATCTATAAAATAAATAGTTAGCTACACTCATATAATCGCGGGGATATGGCCTGCAAGTTTCTACCGAAGTACCGTAAATACTTTGACTATGAGTGAGGACGAATATATTTGCTTGTTTAGCATTCTTTTTTGCGAAACTCCAAAAGCGCGTCTCTCACTTGTAACGAGTGGTGGCGGCTTTTGGAGTTTTTTTATTGCATAAGAGGGGGAACAAACATGAAAGTATTACAAGAAAAGATTTTGAACGAAGGAAAGGTTTTATCTGGTGACGTATTAAAGGTAGATGCTTTTTTAAACCATCAAATTGACCCAGTACTTATGCAAGAAATCGGAAAAGAATTTGCTAAACGTTTTAAAGAAGAGAACATTACAAAGATCGTGACGATTGAATCTTCAGGCATTGCACCAGCTGTTATGGCTGCATTAGAGCTTGGTGTAAAAGTAATTTTTGCAAGAAAACGTAAATCGTTAACGTTACAAGATAATATGTACGTTGCAAACGTATATTCATTTACGAAACAAGAAACGAATGAAATTTCATTATCTCGAAATCATATTGATGAAAGTGATCGCGTTTTAATTATCGATGACTTTTTAGCAAACGGTCAGGCTGCTTTAGGGTTAATGAGTTTAGTAGAGCAAGCAGGAGCCAGTATTGCAGGAATTGGGATTGTTATTGAAAAAGCATTTCAAGATGGAGGAAAGAAGCTTCGTGAACAAGGCGTTCGTGTTGAATCACTAGCAGAAATTGCATCATTTGATAACGGCACAGTTACATTTGTACAGCAAGAAACTGCGGAGGTGAAATAAACGATGAAGCAGCATCCATTTAAAATTGCATCGCTTGGTATGCAGCATATGCTTGCAATGTATGCTGGAGCAATTATCGTTCCGCTTATTGTGGGCGGCGGACTTGGTTTAAATCAAAAAGAGTTAACATATTTAGTCTCAATTGATTTATTAATGTGCGGCGTTGCGACAATTTTACAAGCATTATCAAATCGCTTTTTTGGTATAGGACTTCCCGTTGTACTTGGTTGTACATTTACAGCGGTTGGACCGATGATTGCGATTGGAAAACAATACGGTGTGTCTTCAATTTATGGAGCAATTATTGCTGCTGGGTTATTTGTTGTTATTTTTGCGAAATTATTTGGAAAACTTGTAAAACTGTTTCCACCTGTTGTAACAGGATCTGTAGTTACAGTAATTGGAGTTACACTTGTTCCAGCTGCTATTAATGATATGGCTGGTGGAGTAGGAAGCAAAGATTTCGGAAGTCTTGAAAACTTAGCGTTAGCATTTGGAGTGTTATTATTTATCATCGTTATGTATCGTTTCTTTGATGGATTTATCCGTTCCATTTCTATTCTATTAGGTTTGTTGTTCGGTACTATCGTTGCAGCGTTTATGGGGAAAGTAAGTTTGCAAGCGGTTGGAGAGGCTGATTGGTTCCACGGTATTCAACCATTTTACTTTGGTACACCAACCTTTGAATTAACACCAATTATTACGATGATTCTTGTTGCTTGTGTAGGGATTGTAGAAGCAACGGGTGTATACTTTGCATTATCTGATATTTGCAATAAAAAAATCGGTGAAAAAGAATTAACAAAAGGCTATCGTGCAGAAGGATTAGCGATGGTGTTAGGTGGCATTTTCAACGCATTCCCATATACAACATACTCTCAAAACGTAGGACTTGTTCAATTAACTGGAGTAAGAAATCGCGTTATTATTTACACGTGTGGTGGTATGTTAATCGTTCTTGGTTTCATTCCTAAAATCGCAGCTATTACAACAATTATTCCGAAATCAGTACTGGGTGGTGCGATGTTAGCGATGTTCGGTATGGTTATGGCATATGGTATTAAAATGTTAAGTAGCGTTGATTTTGGTAAACAAGAAAACTTATTAATCGTTGCATGTTCTGTTGGAATTGGGCTTGGCGTAACAGTCGTTCCTACATTATTTTCACAACTTCCAGAAAGCATTCGTATTTTAACAGATAACGGAATTGTACTTGGAAGTGCGTCAGCAGTACTTTTAAATATCGTATTTAATATGGTGCCGCAGCGCAAAGTGAAAGTAGAAGAAGAGCCAGTATCTATGCAAAATGCAGTAAGTGAAGCGTAAAAAAGCAAGGTCTCGTTATGAGACCTTGCTTTTCTTTTTAAGTGGCATCATTTTCCCGTAAGTACCAAGACGCCAAATGTACTCAAGTGGCCCGTATTGGTAATGTGAAAGCCACCAGCGGCTAATAAAGATTTGTAACGTGTAGAAACTAATGCAGAATATTGGTCCAACCCATAATGGAGAAGGATAATCATTTTTTAATAATAGCCCGAATACAAGCAATATAACAATTGTATGCGAGATGTAATTTGTTAATGCCATTTGTCCAACGTATTGGAATGGACGTAATACTGTTTGCCATTTTTCTTTTTGTAATAAACGCATTAACGTGACAATGTAGAAGATGAACAATGTCTTTCCGCTAAACATTGTAAAGACCTGCATATAAATTGGTTCATAAAATGGTTTTGATAAGAAGTAACGGACCATGAAGAACCACATTGGTAATGTTAAAATGAACATAATAATTTGCCATTTTTTAAGCTTTGGATCTAACTCTTTCGCGCGGCGGAAAATATCCTTTTTGCCGGCGTATAAACCAAGTAAAAACAGCCCAACTGTTTCTGGGAGCATGAATACGTTGAGTCCAATTCCATCAGCATAAAATGCATGGAAACGATTTTGGATTTGTGACACCCAGTCTTCAAGTGGCATGATAGGTAAGGAGAATCCTAATTCTGCCTTTGGAACGAATGCAATCATAATACCTACGATTAGCATGAAAAACTGAAAAATACTCAATAAAACGATAGCCCATATTAAAATAGTACGAGGTTCTCTCTTATAAAATAAAAATAAGAAAAATCCAGCAATCGCATAAGTATGTAAAATGTCTCCGTCCCATAAAAGAACGTAATGTAAGAAACCGAATAATAATAAAATAAGTAAGCGGCGAACAAATAAAATTTTCGGATGATCTGTTTTCGCTTCAGCACGACTCATAAAAATATAAAAACCTAATCCGAATAAAAACGAAAAAATTGTATAAAATTTCGTTTGAATAAACATATCGTAAAATAGGCGAATGTAGCTGTCTATCCCTTCGTA
This genomic interval from Bacillus thuringiensis contains the following:
- a CDS encoding DUF3921 domain-containing protein, with protein sequence MDSFQLSMIQKAIHRTYDELGKEVDSQGVIVDEIQKAQEEYLSALSHETAIDKRYLKSLI
- a CDS encoding ATP-dependent DNA helicase, producing MFTEKRLPFEVGKQDNFYDKLNEWIGDVFYDILPEKGFEERDEQIFMAFQLERAFQEKKVMFAEAGVGTGKTIVYLLYAICYARYTGKPAIIACADETLIEQLVKEEGDIAKLSEALGLSVDVRLAKSMDNYLCLRKLEDVMSGRAPEVIEDVYYELPQFVFDHGTMQNFTHYGDRKEFPLLNDEEWSKVNWDYFQDCFTCDSRHRCGQTLSREHYRKAADLIICSQDFYMDHIWTYDARKREGQIPLLPESSCVVFDEGHLVEYAAQKALTYRLKQTMMEQLLTRLLQNDIREEFAHLVEETIWQTERFFDVLQENKKEIAGSDRLEITVTEKVTAEAKRLYAKIGEVGDALVFESEMHTVNTYDLNIVDEHLDVLEHSLRLFMHEKNVITWGEEGDGAFTLVIMPRAVEEVLQEKVFSKKIPYIFSSATLSNNDSFAFTANSLGVKDYLSFSVASPFDYEEQMAVNLLSHTKENEWERKCQYTLENIQKTNGRTLVLFRTTQELAAFKEYVSKEQMSVPFLYEGDQEISQLVSRFQNEEETVLCAVHLWEGLDIPGSSLSHVIIWSLPFPPNDPVFEAKRKHVNDPFWDVDVPYMILRLRQGIGRLIRTSDDKGAISIFLSDTEDEKVIEAVKNVLPVEGKEL
- the ypwA gene encoding carboxypeptidase, producing MTVATYEVEKQFLTYVKKIQNYGEALSLMFWDLRTGAPKKGVDQRSEVIGMLSSEVFAMSTSDEMGNYLTELEALISEDKLSETTKKMVEECRKEYDRNKKIPQAEYEAYVKLEAKAESVWEEAREKSDFEMFRPYLEQIVEFKKKFITYWGYETYKYNTLLDMYEPGITVEVLDHVFGQLRERIVPLVKEISESQKKLKTSALSEHFSKEKQKNFTLELLKQLNYDFEAGRLDETVHPFEITLNRGDVRITTRYDEKDFRMAVFGTIHECGHAVYEQNIAEKFGGTPLCSGTSMGIHESQSLFFENFIGRNKSFWKKNYDLLKEYSNGQFNDISVDEFYDAINESKPSFIRIEADELTYPLHVMVRYELEKELFDGTLQVKDLPAAWNDKMEAYLGIRPENNAQGVLQDVHWAGGSFGYFPSYALGYMYAAQFKQRMLKDIPNFDALLEEGNVTPIREWLTEHIHQYGKTKKPLEILEDVTGEGLNANYLADYLEAKYKEIYEL
- a CDS encoding GNAT family N-acetyltransferase — encoded protein: MVYTYTVMMQEEAEEIAYNWHYEGEYSFYDIEADEEDLAEFLHDESRGDYTFSVNEDGILIGFFTVCKISDGTVDIGLGMKPDITGNGFGLQFVNAGLAFIKEKYGCNYITLSVATFNKRAIKVYKRAGFEAVGTFIQKTNGSCFEFLKMNYICKND
- a CDS encoding type I methionyl aminopeptidase; this translates as MSIIKTKNEIDVMHESGKLLASCHREIAKIMKPGITTKEINTFVEAYLERHGATSEQKGYNGYPYAICASINDEMCHGFPVDVPLTEGDIVTIDTVVNLNGGLSDSAWTYRVGNVSDEAEKLLLVAENALYKGIDQAVIGNHVGDIGYAIENYVTNEGFSVARDFTGHGIGKEIHEEPAIFHFGKQGQGPELQEGMVITIEPIVNVGMRYSKVDLNGWAARTMDGKLSAQYEHTIAITKDGPIVLTAL
- a CDS encoding xanthine phosphoribosyltransferase, encoding MKVLQEKILNEGKVLSGDVLKVDAFLNHQIDPVLMQEIGKEFAKRFKEENITKIVTIESSGIAPAVMAALELGVKVIFARKRKSLTLQDNMYVANVYSFTKQETNEISLSRNHIDESDRVLIIDDFLANGQAALGLMSLVEQAGASIAGIGIVIEKAFQDGGKKLREQGVRVESLAEIASFDNGTVTFVQQETAEVK
- the pbuX gene encoding xanthine permease PbuX, producing MKQHPFKIASLGMQHMLAMYAGAIIVPLIVGGGLGLNQKELTYLVSIDLLMCGVATILQALSNRFFGIGLPVVLGCTFTAVGPMIAIGKQYGVSSIYGAIIAAGLFVVIFAKLFGKLVKLFPPVVTGSVVTVIGVTLVPAAINDMAGGVGSKDFGSLENLALAFGVLLFIIVMYRFFDGFIRSISILLGLLFGTIVAAFMGKVSLQAVGEADWFHGIQPFYFGTPTFELTPIITMILVACVGIVEATGVYFALSDICNKKIGEKELTKGYRAEGLAMVLGGIFNAFPYTTYSQNVGLVQLTGVRNRVIIYTCGGMLIVLGFIPKIAAITTIIPKSVLGGAMLAMFGMVMAYGIKMLSSVDFGKQENLLIVACSVGIGLGVTVVPTLFSQLPESIRILTDNGIVLGSASAVLLNIVFNMVPQRKVKVEEEPVSMQNAVSEA
- a CDS encoding DUF418 domain-containing protein codes for the protein MTQNLTQGERIHSIDIIRGIAVLGIFLVNWPVIAGVDSRDLSGIYEGIDSYIRLFYDMFIQTKFYTIFSFLFGLGFYIFMSRAEAKTDHPKILFVRRLLILLLFGFLHYVLLWDGDILHTYAIAGFFLFLFYKREPRTILIWAIVLLSIFQFFMLIVGIMIAFVPKAELGFSLPIMPLEDWVSQIQNRFHAFYADGIGLNVFMLPETVGLFLLGLYAGKKDIFRRAKELDPKLKKWQIIMFILTLPMWFFMVRYFLSKPFYEPIYMQVFTMFSGKTLFIFYIVTLMRLLQKEKWQTVLRPFQYVGQMALTNYISHTIVILLVFGLLLKNDYPSPLWVGPIFCISFYTLQIFISRWWLSHYQYGPLEYIWRLGTYGKMMPLKKKSKVS